The Paraburkholderia acidisoli genome contains a region encoding:
- a CDS encoding CmcI family methyltransferase has translation MTDGFLHKYFLNNSHKRLHKWVHYFDIYERHLARFRGKAPVMIEIGVFGGGSLAMWKEFFGQDCKIIGIDINPDCKAHEAEGIEIFIGSQDDPDLINQIFKKYPHVDIVLDDGSHMMRHMTTSFDLMYERVDRNGVYIVEDTHTCYWPEYQGGLREPGSFMEFTKNKMDELNAIHSRGAVPISNFTKSTDSIVCYDSVVVFERRQQGMRQAPITQSITEWQGGA, from the coding sequence ATGACTGACGGGTTTCTGCATAAATACTTTCTGAATAATTCCCATAAACGACTTCATAAATGGGTTCATTATTTTGATATTTATGAGCGACATTTAGCTCGTTTCAGAGGTAAGGCGCCGGTCATGATCGAGATAGGTGTTTTCGGAGGAGGGTCGCTTGCCATGTGGAAGGAGTTTTTCGGGCAGGATTGTAAAATAATCGGGATTGATATCAATCCCGATTGCAAGGCCCATGAAGCGGAAGGCATCGAGATTTTTATTGGAAGCCAAGATGATCCGGATCTCATCAACCAGATATTCAAAAAATATCCACATGTCGATATTGTTCTGGATGATGGAAGCCATATGATGCGGCATATGACAACTTCATTCGATTTGATGTACGAAAGAGTCGATCGGAATGGCGTTTATATTGTCGAGGACACGCATACGTGTTACTGGCCGGAATATCAAGGTGGTCTTCGCGAGCCGGGAAGTTTTATGGAATTTACAAAAAATAAAATGGATGAATTAAATGCAATTCATTCAAGAGGCGCGGTGCCGATCTCGAATTTTACGAAATCGACTGATTCGATCGTGTGCTATGACAGCGTCGTGGTTTTCGAGCGCAGGCAACAGGGAATGCGGCAGGCGCCAATCACGCAAAGTATTACGGAG